One genomic window of Panicum hallii strain FIL2 chromosome 6, PHallii_v3.1, whole genome shotgun sequence includes the following:
- the LOC112898069 gene encoding BTB/POZ and MATH domain-containing protein 2-like: protein MREKTEQHLTIEDMQPATFRTLLRFIYTDSLPTISSQDEDDRRETICHFLAAADRYGMERLKTICRGILCRTLTAHTVAAMLALADQHHCDVLKDACMEFIFSPNRLGDVVESQGYAKLKTSCPSVLVEILERSSKF, encoded by the coding sequence ATGAGGGAGAAGACGGAGCAGCACCTGACCATCGAGGACATGCAGCCTGCTACTTTCAGGACACTGTTGCGTTTCATCTACACCGACTCGTTGCCCACCATTAGCAGCCAAGATGAAGATGACCGGAGAGAGACGATCTGTCATTTCCTTGCGGCGGCGGATCGGTACGGCATGGAGAGATTGAAGACGATCTGCCGGGGCATCCTCTGCAGGACTCTCACAGCGCATACTGTGGCGGCGATGCTGGCACTTGCCGATCAGCACCATTGCGATGTGCTTAAAGATGCTTGCATGGAGTTTATCTTCTCTCCTAACAGGCTTGGAGATGTTGTGGAAAGTCAAGGGTACGCCAAACTCAAGACAAGCTGCCCATCAGTTTTAGTGGAGATATTGGAGAGGTCAAGTAAGTTCTGA
- the LOC112898070 gene encoding BTB/POZ and MATH domain-containing protein 1-like → MILNWVVLTLLAAVHDDDVVNEHGGDRGRHARVPPMRGYRYLRGIGAGKFVRSGTFPAGGYLWSLRFYPGGDGGSSSSSLECSFHADFMAKGASTKACFTIGLVNQADGSTRWEPTTPLIALSTAGHGSPSARITVRRSKVENFAVLRGDRVTVVCVVGVVRKPRVSAAAEPVSRVKVPPPDLPECLGRLLDDGVETDVTVHMGDKTFAAHKIVLAMRSPVFHGSSTGQ, encoded by the coding sequence atgatattaaattggGTGGTTCTCACACTCCTCGCCGCTGTCCACGACGACGACGTCGTCAACGAGCACGGTGGAGACCGTGGAAGGCACGCACGTGTTCCACCTATGCGCGGCTACAGATATCTGCGGGGCATCGGCGCCGGCAAGTTCGTCCGCTCGGGTACCTTCCCCGCCGGCGGCTACCTCTGGTCCCTCCGGTTCTaccccggcggcgacggcggcagcagcagcagcagcctggAATGCTCCTTCCACGCGGACTTCATGGCCAAGGGAGCCAGCACGAAGGCGTGCTTCACCATCGGGCTCGTGAACCAGGCGGACGGGTCCACGCGCTGGGAGCCGACCACGCCGCTGATCGCCCTCAGCACCGCTGGCCACGGCTCGCCGTCGGCTAGGATCACTGTCCGGAGGAGCAAGGTAGAAAACTTCGCCGTTCTCCGCGGAGACCGCGTCACGGTCGTCTGTGTCGTCGGGGTTGTCAGAAAGCCCcgggtctccgcggcggcggagcccgTGTCGAGAGTCAAGGTGCCGCCGCCGGACTTGCCGGAGTGTCTCGGGAGGTTGCTGGACGACGGGGTGGAGACCGACGTGACCGTCCATATGGGAGACAAGACATTCGCCGCGCACAAGATCGTGCTCGCCATGCGGTCGCCGGTCTTCCATGGCAGCTCTACGGGCCAATGA